Sequence from the Deinococcus aquaedulcis genome:
GGTTGATCACCTTGGCGCCGCCGGCCACCGCCGCGTTCAGGGCCTGGGCCAGCGAACTGGTGCTGCCGCCGTTGGCGCCCAGCACTTCCAGCGCCATCAGGGGCCCGCTCCAGGTGACACCCGCCAGCCCCGCGCCGTTGTTCGTGGTGGCCCCCACCAGACCGGCCGAGGCGGTGCCGTGCCCGCTCTCGCTGTCCGAGCCGCCCGCTTCTGGCGTCAGGAACGAGGCGCGTTCGGCAATGCGAGCAGCCAAGTCCGGGTGGTTGTCCACCCGCGCGTCCAGAATGGCGGTCTTGGCGGCGACCGGCGTCTTGCCACAGGCCTGCAGGAACGTCCACGCAGCGGGCGCCTGGATGCGGCCCAGGTAGGTCTGGGTATAGGCCACTCCGCCCGCCACCAGCGGCACGCCGCCGTTGCCGGGCACGCCCGGGTCATTGGGGTTGGCCAGCGGATGGTACAGGTAATCCGGCTGCACCCGCAGGCCCTGGGCCTGCAACTGCGCGGCAAAGGCGGCGTCGGTCTGGCCGGTCGGCGTCTGGACCAGCGTGAGGCCAGCGCCCAGCGCGCGGCTCTGCACCCCCAGCAGGGCGCCCTGGGCCTGCAGGCCGCCGCCCACGACCAGCACCCGCCCCGGCACATGCGGCGCCGACCATACCGCCGGGGCCCCGGCCACGGGCGCGCTGGTACCGGACTCTGCAAGCCCCGCCACCTGCTGCGCCGACACCAGGGCGGCGCCCTCGCCCTGCGGACAGATCGGCGCGGGTGGGGCAGGCGGCGCTGGCGGCGTCACCGGCGCCGTGCCGCCCCCACAGGCGGCCAGCAGCAGGGCCAGCGACAGCGGCAGAAGTGTGCGGGACGCGAAGCGGGGCAGCGTGGGCATACCCCCAGGGTATAGGGCATTGGGCTGACCCGCCTCTGAATCCGGGAGGCAGCCGCGTGGCCAAGAGGCGCCAGCCGTCATCCCCTCCCCTGCCCGGAAACCCGGGCGAAGGTGAAGGCGTAGTGAGAAGCATGCCCCCCTTGCCCCCCCACCGCCCGCCGCAGATGCGGCCCGCCGCGCCCCCCGGGCCCGCTAGCCTGGGCAGCATGCCCTCCCCGCCCGCTCCCCGGAGCCTGCATTGAACACCTTTCTGAACACGGCGCTGAGTTTCCCGGCCGCGCTGTGGAGCGCGGTCTTTGCTGCGTGCGTGCTGGGCTGGCTGCTGGTGGCCCTGGGGCTGCTGGACAGCGACGGCCTGGACGGCGCGCTGGGCGGCGCCGCTGGCCTGAGTGCCCGTCTGGGGCTGAGTGGCGTTCCGGCCCTGCTGGTGCTGACCGTGCTGACCTTTCTGGGCTGGGTGGGCACCTACATGGCGCAGCGGCTGGTGCTTTCAAGCCTTCCGGCGGGCGTGCAGTTCGGGGCCGGGGTGGTGACCCTGGCGCTGTCCCTGCCGCTGGCCGCCGCACTCACAGCTGCGCTGCTGCGCCCGCTGCGGCGCCTGAGTGCCCAGAGCGAGCCCACCGCCGCCGCCGATCTGGTGGGCCGGCGCGCCACCGTGGCCTCGGCGGCCGTGGACGCCGCTTCCGGGCGCGTGATGGTGGAGGACGGCGGCGCCGGCCTGATCTTCGAGGCGCGCGCCCTGCCCCCAGACCGCCCGGTACGCGGCCAGCGCGTGGTGCTGCTGGCCTACGACCCCGAAACCCACCGCTATCAAGTGGCGTCTGAAACGCCAAGTCCCAAGGAGTTCTAGAGATGCCTGATCTGTCGTTGCTGCTGCCGTTCGTGGTTGGCCTGGGTGTGTTTCTGCTGGTGCTGCTGGCCCTGATTGGGATTGTGCGCGCCTTTTACGTGAAGGTCGAACAGGGCACCGCCCTGATCGTGAACGACCTGTCCGCGCGGCCCAAGGTGCGCTTTACCGGCGCGCTGGTCGTGCCCGTGCTGTACAAGGCCGAGGTGATGCGCATTTCGCTGATCACCCTGCAGGTGGACCGCCGGGGCAAAGAGGGCCTGATCTGCAAGGACAACATCCGCGCCGACATCACGGTGGCGTATTACCTGCGCGTGAATGAGACCCCAGAGGACGTCCTGAAGGTGGCCAAGGCGATTGGCGCCAACCGGGCCAGCGACCACAAGGCGGTGGATGAACTGTTCAACGCCAAATTCAGCGAGGCGCTGAAGACCGTGGGCAAGAAGTTCGAGTTCATTGAACTGTTCGAGAAGCGCGAGGAATTCCGCGACGCCGTGGTGAACGTGATCGGCCGCGACCTGAACGGCTACGTACTGGAAGACGTGGCGATTGATTACCTGGAACAGACGCCCAAGAGCATGCTGGACCAGAACAACATCATGGACGCCGAGGGCATTCGCAAGATCACCGAGCTGACGGCCGCCCAGAACGTCGTGACCAACGAACTGGAGCAGAACGAGCACCTCGCCGTGACCAAGAAGAACGTGGAAACCCGTGAAGCCACCCTGGCCCTGGAACGCCAGCAGGCCGAGGCCGAGGCCCGCCAGCAGCGCGAGATTGAAACCATTCAGGCCCGCGAGCGCGCCGAGACCGACCGGGTGAAAGAAGAGCAGCGCCTGATTGCCGAGCAGGCCCGCATTCAGACCACCGAGCAGGTGGAAATCCGCGAGCAGGAGCGCCAGCGGCAGGTGGAAATCGCCGAGCAGAACCGCCTGCGCGCCATTGCCATTGAAGCCGAGCGTGTGGCCCGCGCCGCCAAGATGGAAGCGGTGACCACCGACCGCGAGGTCAAACTGCAGGAGGTCGAGCGCGACAAGGCCGTGGAGCAGGGCGTGATGGATGTGGCGAACATCACCCGCGAGCGTGTGGC
This genomic interval carries:
- a CDS encoding S8 family serine peptidase: MPTLPRFASRTLLPLSLALLLAACGGGTAPVTPPAPPAPPAPICPQGEGAALVSAQQVAGLAESGTSAPVAGAPAVWSAPHVPGRVLVVGGGLQAQGALLGVQSRALGAGLTLVQTPTGQTDAAFAAQLQAQGLRVQPDYLYHPLANPNDPGVPGNGGVPLVAGGVAYTQTYLGRIQAPAAWTFLQACGKTPVAAKTAILDARVDNHPDLAARIAERASFLTPEAGGSDSESGHGTASAGLVGATTNNGAGLAGVTWSGPLMALEVLGANGGSTSSLAQALNAAVAGGAKVINLSLGRPLDPNEPAGSSDQVLSAALTNAAKSAVIVAAAGNTAGDGVYFPASHPDVVAVGALGTSDTALACYSARPSTARPRALNIVAPGGVGNCAGATNAGQMLILTTGGGYTLSAGTSFAAPLVSGAAALMRAANPGLSAAETKQRLLESANTAVAGLPRLDVNAAVRAATR